The Gallus gallus isolate bGalGal1 chromosome 23, bGalGal1.mat.broiler.GRCg7b, whole genome shotgun sequence genome includes a region encoding these proteins:
- the THEMIS2 gene encoding protein THEMIS2 — MEPLSFQEYICSLDPATLPRILRICSGVYFQGSVYEISGNECCLSTGDLLKVTAVTLQKVICEDVQTGQKTELPPTFKGLFQPSPATSPCPTPQGPSLQGSRQKGLTLHQALGQSSRQTQPLLCPSISPHALLLSPVYEAQATMHLRRDQVRIPSTLEVDVEDVTEESQDVHFAQPLLLSELLGMEEVLPAQAEILEGPHGAAIFESSWASRLQKGQRLQIHGCSHTWRVLASARSSARRFLLSSSYQGRFRRRPRQFAGVQELAAGLQPGQRLQVVVTQDCEGRGDDVPPLSVGDRLEAQQLLQNAGGTGILCRRRSEEEDGDDEEGEELLLPLDLGGSFVEEVCDNKKYGLEELLERLTLPCDVRVAATDPTLERDVLGSFSSLRLEARISQPFLLSSFCEEPDEGFEIPPQWLDLSLVLTGEPVGTQSPSTHRSHVEELTEAFYYQLLAQLPGGSAPPPPRPPKPKAAGGKAQKHTGRKNQAQPRGSCPSALQHPASPQTHPTPSLPPKVKSLPIQQSIPNKYSPCPHRPAAPQLHNAPGDTDVKRSDDEHDYETIEGNIQKTIRKVQAILPF, encoded by the exons ATGGAACCCCTCTCCTTCCAGGAATACATCTGCTCCCTGGACCCCGCCACCCTTCCCCGCATCCTCAGGATATGCTCTGGTGTCTACTTCCAAG GGTCCGTATATGAGATCTCTGGCAACGAGTGCTGCCTGTCAACCGGTGACCTGCTGAAAGTCACGGCTGTCACACTGCAGAAGGTTATCTGTGAGGATGTGCAGACGGGGCAGAAGACAGAGCTGCCACCGACGTTTAAGG gtcttttccagccctccccagccacATCGCCATGTCCTACGCCGCAGGGAccctccctgcagggcagcaggcagaaggGTCTGACCCTGCACCAGgctctggggcagagcagcaggcagacacaacccctgctgtgccccagcatCAGCCCGCATGCCTTGCTGCTGAGCCCCGTGTATGAGGCGCAGGCCACCATGCACT TGCGCAGGGACCAGGTGAGGATCCCCTCCACGCTGGAGGTGGATGTGGAGGACGTGACAGAGGAGTCTCAAGACGTGCACTTCGCCCAGCCGCTGCTGCTGAGCgagctgctggggatggaggaggTGCTGCCGGCCCAGGCCGAGATCCTGGAGGGGCCCCACGGTGCCGCCATCTTCGAGAGCTCCTGGGCCTCCCGCCTGCAGAAGGGGCAGCGGCTGCAGATCCACGGCTGCTCCCACACCTGGAGGGTTTTGGCCTCGGCCCGCAGCAGCGCCCGCCGCTTCCTCCTCTCCAGCTCCTACCAGGGCCGGTTCCGCCGGCGGCCTCGGCAGTTTGCCGGGGTTCAGGAGCTGGCGGCCGGCCTGCAGCCAGGCCAGCGGCTGCAGGTGGTGGTGACGCAGGACTGCGAGGGCCGCGGGGACGATGTGCCTCCGCTCAGCGTGGGCGACCGGCTGGaggcccagcagctgctgcagaacgCCGGCGGCACCGGGATCCTGTGCCGGCGCCGCagcgaggaggaggatggagatGACGAGGAGGGTGAGGAGCTCCTGCTGCCGCTGGACCTGGGGGGCAGCTTCGTGGAGGAGGTGTGCGACAACAAGAAGTAcgggctggaggagctgctggaacGGCTGACGCTGCCGTGCGATGTGCGGGTGGCGGCCACGGACCCGACGCTGGAGCGGGACGTGTTGggctccttctcctccctgcGCTTGGAGGCCCGCATCTCCCAGCCCTTCCTGCTCAGCAGCTTCTGCGAGGAGCCGGATGAGGGCTTTGAGATCCCGCCCCAGTGGTTGGACCTCTCCCTCGTCCTCACCGGGGAGCCCGTCGGCACGCAGAGCCCATCCACGCACCGCTCCCACGTGGAGGAGCTGACCGAGGCCTTCTACTACCAACTGCTGGCGCAGCTGCCGGGCGGTTCGGCCCCACCACCCCCGCGGCCCCCCAAGCCGAAGGCGGCCGGTGGGAAGGCACAGAAACATACGGGCCGGAAGAAccaggcacagcccagaggaagCTGCCCTTCGGCCCTCCAGCACCCCGCCAGCCCCCAGACCCACCCGACTCCTTCATTGCCCCCGAAGGTGAAAAGCCTCCCCATCCAGCAGAGCATCCCCAACAAGTACAGCCCGTGCCCCCACAGGccggcagccccacagctccacaACGCTCCTGGAGACACAG ATGTGAAGAGAAGTGATGATGAACACGATTATGAAACCATTGAAGGCAACATTCAGAAGACGATTCGCAAAGTGCAGGctattcttcctttttaa
- the RPA2 gene encoding replication protein A 32 kDa subunit: MWGGQGNFDGGYGPAGGYTQSPGGFSSPTGAQAEKKQRSRSQSIVPCTVSQLLAAEQVDEAFRIHDVEISQVTVVGIVRHAEKAPTNILYKVDDMTAAPMDVRQWVDTDEAGSENIVVPPGTYVKVAGHLRSFQNKKSLVAFKIMPLENMNEFTTHILETVNAHMILRKNLTLASRAPQSFTSAGMSDVGGYGGGSLPVNGLTAHQSQVLNLIKNCHSPEGMSLQELKLQLHNVSIPTIKQAVEFLSSEGHIYSTVDDDHYKSTDAD, translated from the exons ATGTGGGGCGGGCAAG gTAACTTCGACGGCGGCTACGGCCCTGCGGGCGGCTACACGCAGTCCCCGGGAGGCTTCAGCTCTCCTACAGGCGCGCAGGCGGAGAAGAAGCAG CGCAGCCGCTCGCAGAGCATCGTGCCCTGCACCGTGTCACAGCTGCTGGCGGCCGAGCAGGTGGATGAGGCCTTCCGCATCCATGACGTGGAGATCTCGCAG GTCACCGTGGTGGGCATCGTAAGGCATGCAGAGAAGGCGCCCACCAACATCCTGTACAAGGTGGACGACATGACAGCGGCGCCCATGGACGTGCGGCAGTGGGTTGACACTGAT GAGGCGGGTAGTGAGAATATCGTGGTACCCCCAGGAACTTACGTCAAAGTCGCTGGTCATCTTCGGTCTTTTCAG AATAAGAAAAGTTTGGTGGCATTCAAGATCATGCCTCTGGAAAACATGAATGAGTTCACCACACACATACTTGAGACTGTTAATGCACATATGATCCTCAGAAAAAATCTTACG TTAGCATCAAGAGCACCTCAGTCATTTACCTCTGCTGGAATGAGTGACGTGGGGGGCTACGGTGGAGGCAGCCTGCCTGTGAATGGACTCACAGCACATCAGAGTCAG GTGCTGAACCTGATTAAAAACTGCCATTCTCCAGAAGGTATGAGTCTTCAGGAGCTGAAACTTCAGCTCCACAATGTCAGCATACCAACGATCAA gcaAGCAGTTGAATTCCTTAGCAGTGAGGGACACATCTACTCCACTGTGGATGATGATCACTATAAGTCTACGGATGCTGATTGA
- the SMPDL3B gene encoding acid sphingomyelinase-like phosphodiesterase 3b isoform X1, whose translation MQVAAMRAAALLLLLCPPALAGRFWHLTDMHWDPGYEAALAAGRRCPSGSSEAVPDAGPWGSYLCDAPWGLLSSAVSAMHRLLPRPDFVLWTGDDTPHVPNEQLGEEKVLHIIENLTSLIKQVFPDTKVYAAMGNHDFHPKNQFPGKENRIYSQTAELWRSWLNEASIPLFRAGAFYSEKLPSPDTRGRMIVLNTNLYYDQNNQTAGEEDPGGQFQWLEETLTNASKAEEMVYIVGHIPPGFFEKKRGKPWFRRDFNERYLKIVQKHHRVIAAQFFGHHHTDSFRMFYSDTGSPINVMFLAPGVTPWKTTLPGVNNGANNPGIRVIEYDADTLQVQDVVTYYLNLTRANLMAPAWEEEYRLTSAFQVPDGSTHSMQTVLERISKDAKYLQQYYEFNSVRYDLALCGETCRADHVCAIREVDFTRYEECLKANSSTSAIGSVCLLLLSLLFGICGSQQTL comes from the exons ATGCAGGTGGCGGCTATGCGGGCGGCCgcgctgcttctgctgctgtgcccgCCGGCCCTGGCGGGGCGCTTCTGGCACCTCACGGACATGCACTGGGACCCCGGCTACGAGGCGGCGCTGGCGGCCGGGCGGCGCTGTCCGTCGGGCAGCTCTGAGGCCGTTCCGGACGCGGGGCCGTGGGGCAGCTACCTGTGCGACGCGCCGTGGGGTCTGCTGAGCTCCGCCGTGTCCGCCATGCACCGCCTGCTGCCGCGGCCCGACTTCGTGCTCTGGACCGG GGATGATACTCCTCATGTCCCCAATGagcagcttggagaagaaaaggttcTGCACATCATTGAAAACCTGACCTCTCTGATAAAACAGGTATTTCCAG ATACTAAAGTCTATGCAGCAATGGGTAATCACGACTTCCACCCCAAGAATCAGTttccagggaaggagaacagGATCTACAGCCAAACAGCAGAACTGTGGCGTTCCTGGCTGAATGAAGCTTCTATTCCTCTGTTCAGAGCAG GAGCTTTCTACAGTGAGAAGCTGCCCAGCCCAGATACCAGGGGGCGAATGATTGTTCTCAATACCAATCTGTACTATGACCAGAACAACCAGACAGCTGGTGAGGAAGATCCCGGAGGGCAGTTCCAGTGGCTGGAGGAAACACTGACCAATGCCtctaaagcagaagaaatg GTCTATATTGTGGGTCACATCCCTCCTGGCTTCTTTGAGAAGAAACGAGGCAAGCCGTGGTTCCGGAGGGATTTCAATGAACGATACTTGAAAATTGTGCAGAAGCACCACAGAGTGATTGCTGCCCAGTTTTTTGGACACCATCACACAGACAGCTTTCGCATGTTTTACAGCGACACAG GTTCCCCAATCAATGTCATGTTTTTGGCCCCCGGAGTGACCCCCTGGAAAACAACATTGCCTGGAGTGAACAATGGAGCCAACAACCCTGGGATCCGAGTGATTGAATACGATGCAGACACCCTTCAGGTGCAG GATGTGGTGACTTACTACCTGAACTTAACTCGTGCCAATCTGATGGCCCCAGCATGGGAGGAGGAGTACCGGCTAACCAGCGCCTTTCAGGTGCCTGATGGCTCCACACATTCCATGCAGACGGTGTTGGAAAGGATATCCAAGGATGCAAAGTACCTGCAGCAGTATTACGAGTTTAACTCTGTCAGATACGACCTCGCCCTGTGTGGGGAGACCTGCCGAGCCGACCACGTTTGTGCCATCAGGGAAGTTGATTTTACCAGATATGAGGAGTGCCTTAAAGCCAACAGCTCTACTTCTGCCATCGGCAGTGTTTGTCTTTTATTACTCTCTTTGCTCTTCGGGATCTGTGGTTCCCAGCAAACGCTGTAA
- the SMPDL3B gene encoding acid sphingomyelinase-like phosphodiesterase 3b isoform X2: MGNHDFHPKNQFPGKENRIYSQTAELWRSWLNEASIPLFRAGAFYSEKLPSPDTRGRMIVLNTNLYYDQNNQTAGEEDPGGQFQWLEETLTNASKAEEMVYIVGHIPPGFFEKKRGKPWFRRDFNERYLKIVQKHHRVIAAQFFGHHHTDSFRMFYSDTGSPINVMFLAPGVTPWKTTLPGVNNGANNPGIRVIEYDADTLQVQDVVTYYLNLTRANLMAPAWEEEYRLTSAFQVPDGSTHSMQTVLERISKDAKYLQQYYEFNSVRYDLALCGETCRADHVCAIREVDFTRYEECLKANSSTSAIGSVCLLLLSLLFGICGSQQTL, translated from the exons ATGGGTAATCACGACTTCCACCCCAAGAATCAGTttccagggaaggagaacagGATCTACAGCCAAACAGCAGAACTGTGGCGTTCCTGGCTGAATGAAGCTTCTATTCCTCTGTTCAGAGCAG GAGCTTTCTACAGTGAGAAGCTGCCCAGCCCAGATACCAGGGGGCGAATGATTGTTCTCAATACCAATCTGTACTATGACCAGAACAACCAGACAGCTGGTGAGGAAGATCCCGGAGGGCAGTTCCAGTGGCTGGAGGAAACACTGACCAATGCCtctaaagcagaagaaatg GTCTATATTGTGGGTCACATCCCTCCTGGCTTCTTTGAGAAGAAACGAGGCAAGCCGTGGTTCCGGAGGGATTTCAATGAACGATACTTGAAAATTGTGCAGAAGCACCACAGAGTGATTGCTGCCCAGTTTTTTGGACACCATCACACAGACAGCTTTCGCATGTTTTACAGCGACACAG GTTCCCCAATCAATGTCATGTTTTTGGCCCCCGGAGTGACCCCCTGGAAAACAACATTGCCTGGAGTGAACAATGGAGCCAACAACCCTGGGATCCGAGTGATTGAATACGATGCAGACACCCTTCAGGTGCAG GATGTGGTGACTTACTACCTGAACTTAACTCGTGCCAATCTGATGGCCCCAGCATGGGAGGAGGAGTACCGGCTAACCAGCGCCTTTCAGGTGCCTGATGGCTCCACACATTCCATGCAGACGGTGTTGGAAAGGATATCCAAGGATGCAAAGTACCTGCAGCAGTATTACGAGTTTAACTCTGTCAGATACGACCTCGCCCTGTGTGGGGAGACCTGCCGAGCCGACCACGTTTGTGCCATCAGGGAAGTTGATTTTACCAGATATGAGGAGTGCCTTAAAGCCAACAGCTCTACTTCTGCCATCGGCAGTGTTTGTCTTTTATTACTCTCTTTGCTCTTCGGGATCTGTGGTTCCCAGCAAACGCTGTAA
- the XKR8 gene encoding XK-related protein 8: MAARGPARFGPWQWLLAAAGAAAAVWDAGADVWVAVGYARAGQPGCAALGLGLWAAGSAARQACSWLWFRSDPSTLRPELSRRPLAALHLLQLGFLYRCLRALRLGWRLCREEATEEERDHMAFLTHDISMLRLFETFLENAPQLAVLLYSVLRTNKAEPSQGMGICTAFLCVTWSLLDYHQSLRSFLQDKYEMGWGSSVIYFLWNLFLLCPRILALALFALLWPYGVAVHFPLVWLAMFIWVSLQGTDFMESPGPEQLYRAMVAVILYFSWFNVAPGRTLYRSIIYHSFILLDSTLLTLAWLWGHPPEEQRPYLIPVLCAALPCYLLGLLLRVTYYGWLHPNVRAQPRSGGDEVDAEGRHDGVVEFRSISEPSELRSVSGPDLVNSRLRCLARSHFPLSALAEPRLLNGAAAV, translated from the exons ATGGCGGCGCGGGGCCCGGCGCGCTTCGGGCCGTGGCAGTGGCTGCtggcggcggcgggcgcggcggcggcggtgtGGGATGCGGGAGCGGACGTGTGGGTGGCGGTGGGGTACGCGCGGGCGGGGCAGCCGGGCTGTGCGGCGCTGGGGTTGGGGCTGTGGGCCGCGGGCAGCGCCGCCCGGCAGGCCTGCAGCTGGCTCTGGTTCCGCTCCGATCCGTCGACGCTGCGGCCCGAGCTGTCCCGCCGCCCGCTCGCCGCgctgcacctcctgcagctcgGCTTCCTCTACAG GTGCCTCCGAGCGCTGCGGTTGGGATGGAGGCTGTGCCGGGAGGAGGCGACGGAGGAGGAGAGGGACCACATGGCGTTCCTGACCCACGACATCAGCATGCTGCGCCTCTTCGAGACCTTCCTGGAGAACGCCCCGCAGCTCGCGGTGCTCCTCTACAGCGTCCTGCGCACCAACAAGGCTGAGCCTTCCCAGG GAATGGGGATCTGCACGGCGTTCCTGTGTGTGACGTGGTCCCTGCTGGACTACCACCAGTCGCTGCGCTCCTTCCTGCAGGACAAGTACGAGATGGGCTGGGGCTCCTCCGTCATCTACTTCCTATGGAACCTCTTCCTGCTCTGCCCCCGCATCCTGGCGCTCGCTCTCTTTGCCCTGCTGTGGCCCTACGGTGTGGCCGTGCATTTCCCACTGGTGTGGCTGGCGATGTTCATCTGGGTCAGCCTGCAGGGCACCGACTTCATGGAGTCGCCGGGCCCCGAGCAGCTCTACCGCGCCATGGTGGCCGTCATCCTCTACTTCAGCTGGTTCAACGTGGCCCCGGGGAGGACTCTGTACCGCAGCATCATCTATCACAGCTTCATCCTGCTGGACAGCACGCTGCTGACCCTGGCCTGGCTCTGGGGCCATCCCCCTGAGGAGCAGCGCCCGTACCTCATCCCGGTGCTGTGCGCTGCGCTGCCCTGCTacctcctggggctgctgctgcgcGTCACCTACTACGGGTGGCTGCACCCCAACGTGCGAGCGCAGCCACGGAGCGGCGGCGATGAGGTGGACGCTGAGGGAAGGCACGATGGGGTGGTGGAGTTCCGCAGCATCTCAGAGCCCTCTGAGCTCCGCAGCGTTTCAGGGCCGGACCTGGTGAACTCCCGGCTGCGGTGCCTCGCGAGGAGCCACTTCCCACTGTCTGCACTGGCAGAGCCGCGCCTGCTGAATGGGGCAGCTGCTGTCTGA